The following proteins come from a genomic window of Peromyscus eremicus chromosome 23, PerEre_H2_v1, whole genome shotgun sequence:
- the LOC131897957 gene encoding CD209 antigen-like protein D yields the protein MSHTAEPRVQRLGSPEDEDCLISGTRYSVVSSGLRPNFGIKSLAEYLKHSCNPLVLQLFSFLFLAGLLLIILVLVSEVPSSQDQDRIYQELVQLKTEVRDGLCQPCPRDWVLFHGNCYFFSKSQRNWHNSITACQEVGAQLVIIETDEEQTFLQQTSKAKGPTWMGLSDVHNEATWHWVDGSPLSSSFVQYWNKGEPNNVGDEDCAEFSGDGWNDIKCDTLNFWICKKALTSSCNTK from the exons ATGAGCCACACCGCAGAACCAAGGGTACAGCGACTGGGCTCTCCAG aggatgaAGACTGCCTGATCAGTGGTACCAGGTATTCTGTTGTCAGCTCTGGATTACGACCAAATTTTGGAATCAAAAGTTTGGCAG AGTATCTGAAGCACAGCTGCAACCCCTTGGTCCTGCAGCTGTTCTCCTTCCTGTTCCTGGCTGGGCTCCTGCTGATCATTCTTGTCCTAG TCTCCGAGGTCCCCAGCTCCCAGGATCAGGACAGAATCTACCAGGAGCTCGTGCAGCTGAAGACAGAAGTACGTG ATGGCTTATGTCAACCCTGCCCCAGGGACTGGGTGCTCTTCCATGGAAACTGTTACTTCTTCTCCAAGTCCCAACGGAACTGGCACAACTCCATCACTGCCTGCCAAGAAGTGGGGGCCCAGCTGGTCATCATAGAGACTGACGAGGAGCAG aCCTTCCTGCAGCAGACTTCTAAGGCTAAAGGACCAACCTGGATGGGGCTGTCAGACGTGCATAACGAAGCCACGTGGCACTGGGTGGATGGCTCACCTCTGTCATCCAG CTTTGTGcagtattggaataaaggggagcccAACAATGTCGGGGACGAAGACTGTGCAGAGTTCTCTGGGGATGGCTGGAACGATATCAAATGTGACACCCTAAATTTCTGGATCTGTAAGAAAGCTTTAACCTCATCATGCAACACCAAATGA